Proteins from a single region of Limosilactobacillus fermentum:
- a CDS encoding magnesium transporter CorA family protein, giving the protein MLSSVKFNDHSYWVSVFEPLPHERDELFEKYEVTSDLLDYAIDPYEKARIEIDRDAGITLLIFDVYIPNHEESAPQTAPVGIMLTENNVLTFTNAHTNFVNGLIAEQLKRLQAHGDIDTRYDFILPILYRLSTAYFPPIRRADQQRQKIQNNLRRRTERSAITEFMELETGLVYILTSLQGNVSLLQEFKRRFGYRMSVDQQSDLDDVIIEAQQGLEMAQMTSDVTGRVSDAYSKVLDSNLNQTMKFLTVYSIILSIPPIVSGFYGENVKSLPFANNDFAWQITIIITLIMVAISIWLIFNKRWWR; this is encoded by the coding sequence CCACGAACGCGATGAGCTCTTTGAAAAATACGAAGTGACGAGTGATCTGCTTGACTACGCCATCGACCCCTACGAAAAGGCCCGGATTGAAATCGATCGTGACGCCGGGATCACCCTGCTCATCTTTGACGTCTACATCCCCAACCACGAGGAATCAGCCCCCCAAACCGCCCCGGTCGGGATCATGCTGACCGAAAACAACGTCTTGACCTTTACCAACGCCCACACTAACTTCGTTAACGGTTTAATTGCCGAACAACTCAAGCGCCTCCAGGCTCACGGCGACATCGACACCCGCTACGACTTTATCTTGCCGATCCTCTACCGGCTGTCAACGGCCTACTTTCCCCCGATTCGGCGGGCCGACCAGCAACGCCAAAAGATCCAAAATAACTTGCGGCGCCGGACCGAACGCTCGGCGATCACCGAGTTTATGGAACTAGAAACCGGGTTGGTCTACATCTTGACCTCCCTGCAGGGCAACGTTTCTTTGCTCCAGGAATTCAAGCGCCGCTTCGGTTACCGGATGAGCGTCGACCAGCAATCCGACCTGGACGACGTTATCATCGAAGCCCAGCAGGGGTTGGAAATGGCCCAGATGACCTCGGACGTGACCGGCCGGGTCTCCGACGCCTACAGCAAGGTGCTGGATTCCAACCTGAACCAAACGATGAAGTTTTTGACCGTCTACTCAATTATCTTATCGATCCCGCCGATCGTCTCTGGTTTTTACGGGGAAAACGTCAAGTCCCTCCCCTTTGCCAACAACGACTTTGCTTGGCAAATCACCATCATCATTACCCTGATCATGGTCGCCATTTCGATTTGGCTGATCTTTAACAAACGGTGGTGGCGTTAA
- a CDS encoding nucleobase:cation symporter-2 family protein, with amino-acid sequence MKLSPSISAEQRLEGQATTFWRHLILGFQHLLAMYSGDVLVPLLIGNYLHFNAAQMTYLFSIDIFMCGIATLLQLKRTALTGIALPVVLGCAVQAVAPLESIGGKLGIGYMYGAIICSGLFIFLIAGVFAKLKKLFPPVVTGSLITIIGFTLVPVGFQNLGGGDATAKSFGAPSNLLIGIVTIIIIVMINRFAKGFLKSIAILLGILLGSLFAGVLGMVSLSTVASAAWFHAPQFFYFATPQFNSSAIVTMMLVALTTMIESTGVYFALSDATDTKITSKDMARGYRAEGIAAMLGGLFNTFPYSTFSQNVGVLKMSGVKTKKPVYYAAFLLILLGLLPKAGALATIIPTPVLGGTMIVMFGMVGVQGIQILHKVDFAKGSNLLVASLSVGLGLGVTVYPQIFQQLPTEAQIILGNGVVVGSACAVILNLILNYQDFFKKEAK; translated from the coding sequence TTGAAACTTTCACCGTCAATTTCCGCTGAACAACGCCTGGAGGGGCAAGCAACCACCTTCTGGCGCCACCTTATCCTAGGTTTCCAACACCTGTTAGCCATGTACTCCGGTGACGTCTTAGTGCCGTTGTTGATCGGGAACTACCTGCACTTTAACGCCGCCCAGATGACCTACCTGTTTTCCATCGACATCTTCATGTGCGGGATCGCTACCTTACTCCAGTTAAAACGGACCGCTTTAACTGGGATCGCCCTACCGGTGGTCCTGGGCTGCGCCGTCCAGGCCGTCGCCCCCTTGGAATCAATCGGCGGCAAGCTCGGGATCGGCTACATGTACGGCGCCATTATTTGCTCGGGGTTGTTTATCTTCTTGATTGCCGGCGTCTTTGCCAAGCTCAAGAAGCTCTTCCCACCGGTGGTGACCGGGTCCTTGATCACGATCATCGGTTTCACCCTGGTACCGGTCGGTTTTCAAAACCTCGGTGGTGGGGATGCCACGGCGAAGAGCTTTGGTGCCCCTAGCAACCTCTTAATCGGGATCGTTACGATCATCATCATCGTCATGATCAACCGCTTTGCCAAGGGCTTTTTAAAGTCGATCGCTATTCTGCTGGGGATCTTACTGGGGTCCTTATTTGCCGGCGTCTTGGGGATGGTTTCTTTAAGCACCGTCGCCAGCGCCGCTTGGTTCCACGCCCCACAGTTCTTCTACTTCGCCACCCCACAATTTAACTCCAGCGCCATCGTTACCATGATGCTCGTCGCCTTAACCACGATGATCGAATCAACTGGGGTCTACTTTGCCTTAAGTGACGCCACCGACACCAAGATCACCAGCAAGGATATGGCCCGTGGATACCGGGCCGAAGGGATTGCCGCCATGCTGGGGGGGCTGTTTAACACCTTCCCGTACTCGACTTTCTCGCAAAACGTCGGGGTGCTCAAGATGTCCGGGGTCAAAACCAAGAAGCCGGTTTACTACGCCGCCTTCCTTTTGATCTTGCTGGGCTTATTGCCAAAGGCCGGCGCCCTTGCCACCATCATTCCCACGCCCGTTTTAGGGGGCACGATGATCGTCATGTTCGGGATGGTCGGGGTCCAGGGGATCCAAATCCTGCACAAGGTCGACTTTGCTAAGGGTTCCAACCTCTTGGTGGCCTCCCTGTCCGTGGGGTTAGGCCTCGGGGTCACCGTCTACCCGCAAATC